The Pyxidicoccus sp. MSG2 DNA segment CTGCAGGCCGGCGCCGCCGCCGTCAGCAGCGTGGCGCGCTGAAGCCGCGGGGGCGCCGGATGGACTTCCCGGCGCCCCGCGAGCGGGCCTGCTACGGGCTGACGTAGACGGGCACGAGCACCTCGGCGAAGTTGCCGGCCGCGTCGCGGGCCTGCACCAGCACCATGCTCCAGTCCGTGTTCACCAGGTCCACGGTGTGGGTGACGCTACCGGTGCCGCTCTCCACCGTGGAGGTGTGCACGAACTGCGTCGTCACCGTCACCGGGCTGTCGTCCTCCACGGCCGTGGTGACGTCCACGATGGGGCTGTCCAGCGTCGCCTGCGCCTCCGGAGACACCACGGTGACGACGGGCGGCGTGAGGTCCACGCGCATCACGCCCTCCTTCGTGGTGGTGCGCCCGTTGGCGTTGCGGGCGGACAGGGTGATGACGTGCTCGCCCTCCTCGAAGGTGTACGGGAGGCGGACGAAGCCGGCGTTCAGGTCCGGCGTCACGGGGATGGGCTCGCCGCCGTCCACGGAGAACCACGCCTCGACGATGCCGCTGTCGTCACCGAAGGACGTGGTGAAGCCGCACAGCTCCCGCTCCGTGTCGCGCGTGTAGCGCGGCAGGTTGCACAGCGCCACGTCCGAGGCGTACGCCTGCGTCACCTGGGCGCTCGCGGACACCGACGAGGTGCCGTCGTTCGCCGTCAGCGTCACCGTGAAGGTGCCGGCCGCGTCGCACTGGAACGACGTGGTGAGCTGGTCCGGCGAGCCGAAGGTGCAGGTGGCACCGGCCGGCACGTCCTCGCCCGGGGTGACGCTCCACTGGTACGTGAGGGGCTGGCCGTCCGGGTCCGACGCGGAGCCGTTCAGCGTCAGCTCGCTGTTCACCCAACCGCTGGAGTCCGGGCCCGCGCTCACCACCGGCGGCTGCTGGCTGACCCGCCACGCCGCGAAGCCGTACTCCACCTGGTCATTCACCGTGGCCTTCAGCAAGTCGAAGGACTGGCTGGTGCGCGTCTGGCACCACGCGGCCTGGCCCTCGGCATCGGTGGCAACCGTCACCGCCTGCACCGGCCAGCGCAGCGCGGTGAAGCCCACGTTGATGTCGGGGACGCCCTGGCCATTCACGTCCGCCACCTTCGCCGTCACGCACACCTCGCCGCCCACCTGGCCGATGCGGTAGCGCGGCGTCAGCTTCAGGCCCTCCACCGCCGCCACGGGCACCAGCGACATGCCGCCCGGGTAGGCGTACGTCACGTCCGTGCCCACGCCGTAGACGGAGACGCCGAAGGGCAGCGGCGACGTCAGCCGGTGCGTGCCCGGCGTCACCTCCAGCTGCGCGCCGTAGTAGTTCCAGGTGATGTAGCGGAGCTTCGTGAGGGGAATCATCTTCCCGTCCACCATCACCTGGTGCCACGTGTTCCCCCGCACGATGACGTTGAGGTAGCTCTTGCCGGACGCCGTCGAGGCCGGCGCCGTCACCGTGTACTCGTTGAGGAACTGGGCGACGGGCGGCACGAGCATCATCGACGGGCCGCCGTACGCGTACTGCGCCACCAGCACGGGCTTGTTGGCGCTGATG contains these protein-coding regions:
- a CDS encoding IgGFc-binding protein, which gives rise to MRTSMWKGLVWACFLGLTAGCGGAEDGAAGQEGAEVASRQGQALEAGPAPVKPGSRGREFWIAFPTNVTSGTSAELTLKISGETAATGTVRIPGLVHAQGFSVTPGQVTSVTVPSGAALATANGVENKGLQVTADAEVTVHVQSRNSRSTEAFLALPVSALGTEYAVLSSGATQASQGTQVSVVGTVAGTHVSFTRQGVTSSFTLNAGQVFQYAGTTSNGADLTGGFLTADQPVAVFSGSRCASAPGASSGPCGLQVEQLPPTKSWGRYFLTLPLAGSRGADTFRITASVDGTRVRVNAKEVSLRRGQTYQTSLQSAAVISANKPVLVAQYAYGGPSMMLVPPVAQFLNEYTVTAPASTASGKSYLNVIVRGNTWHQVMVDGKMIPLTKLRYITWNYYGAQLEVTPGTHRLTSPLPFGVSVYGVGTDVTYAYPGGMSLVPVAAVEGLKLTPRYRIGQVGGEVCVTAKVADVNGQGVPDINVGFTALRWPVQAVTVATDAEGQAAWCQTRTSQSFDLLKATVNDQVEYGFAAWRVSQQPPVVSAGPDSSGWVNSELTLNGSASDPDGQPLTYQWSVTPGEDVPAGATCTFGSPDQLTTSFQCDAAGTFTVTLTANDGTSSVSASAQVTQAYASDVALCNLPRYTRDTERELCGFTTSFGDDSGIVEAWFSVDGGEPIPVTPDLNAGFVRLPYTFEEGEHVITLSARNANGRTTTKEGVMRVDLTPPVVTVVSPEAQATLDSPIVDVTTAVEDDSPVTVTTQFVHTSTVESGTGSVTHTVDLVNTDWSMVLVQARDAAGNFAEVLVPVYVSP